In one Natronosalvus amylolyticus genomic region, the following are encoded:
- a CDS encoding transcription initiation factor IIB encodes MSNSRLSTRARRTETEEETTEQEGSDLACPECTGQLVVDDEHGETICEDCGLVVEEDSVDRGPEWRAFDSAEKNKKSRVGAPTTNTMHDKGLSTNIDWRNKDAYGNSLGSRQREKMQRLRKWNERFRTRDSKERNLKQALGEIDRMASALGLPNNVRETASVIYRRALNEDLLPGRSIEGVSTSCVYAAARQAGVPRSLDEIADVSRVEKNEIARTYRYVVRELGLEVQPADPESYVPRFASGLELSDEAEHRARALLRNAKEKGVHSGKSPVGLAAAAVYAAALLTNEKTTQAAVSDVADISEVTIRNRYHELLEAEETLGLA; translated from the coding sequence ATGTCGAATTCACGACTATCCACGAGAGCCCGACGCACCGAAACCGAAGAAGAAACCACCGAACAGGAAGGTAGCGACCTCGCGTGTCCGGAGTGTACCGGCCAGCTCGTCGTCGACGACGAACACGGCGAAACTATCTGTGAAGATTGTGGCCTCGTCGTCGAGGAAGATTCCGTCGACCGCGGCCCCGAATGGCGAGCGTTCGACTCCGCTGAAAAGAACAAAAAGTCCCGCGTCGGCGCACCGACGACGAACACGATGCACGACAAAGGGCTGTCGACGAACATCGACTGGCGGAACAAAGACGCCTACGGTAACTCCCTCGGCAGCCGCCAGCGCGAGAAAATGCAGCGTCTGCGCAAGTGGAACGAGCGATTCCGCACTCGCGACAGCAAAGAGCGCAACCTGAAACAGGCCCTCGGCGAGATCGACCGCATGGCTTCCGCACTCGGCCTCCCGAACAACGTCCGGGAGACGGCCAGCGTCATCTACCGGCGCGCACTCAACGAAGACCTGCTTCCCGGCCGTTCCATCGAGGGTGTCTCAACTTCGTGTGTCTACGCCGCCGCCCGACAGGCCGGCGTCCCCCGCAGCCTCGACGAGATCGCCGACGTCAGCCGCGTCGAGAAGAACGAAATTGCCCGCACCTACCGCTACGTCGTCCGCGAACTCGGCCTCGAGGTTCAGCCCGCCGACCCCGAAAGCTACGTGCCCCGGTTTGCGAGCGGACTCGAACTCTCCGACGAGGCCGAACACCGCGCTCGAGCGCTGCTTCGAAACGCGAAAGAAAAGGGCGTCCACAGCGGCAAATCCCCGGTTGGCCTCGCCGCCGCAGCCGTCTACGCCGCCGCGTTGCTCACCAACGAGAAGACCACGCAGGCCGCCGTCAGCGACGTCGCCGACATCTCCGAAGTGACGATCCGAAACCGCTATCACGAACTGCTCGAGGCCGAGGAAACCCTCGGTCTGGCCTGA
- a CDS encoding plastocyanin/azurin family copper-binding protein — MKRREFMVAASGVTGGAVAATAATPVAAQEDENGDGTEANGDDAENGAEGENGADGENGDEETNGNGAAATGGGTEFVEVGDNYFEPDELTIEPGTTVVWEWVGVADHNINPSEQPEGADWEGHPDLKADGDYEYTFTEEGTYDYVCDPHVGVGMVGSIEVTTDADEAAAVADVDIDELGIPIQKHFVGIASFLAIFVSFVFTFYLLKYGESAHTSSPGRK; from the coding sequence ATGAAGAGGCGGGAGTTTATGGTAGCGGCAAGCGGTGTGACCGGGGGTGCCGTAGCCGCGACTGCTGCGACACCCGTCGCGGCGCAAGAAGATGAGAACGGTGACGGCACCGAAGCAAACGGTGATGACGCCGAAAACGGAGCCGAGGGCGAAAACGGCGCCGATGGCGAAAACGGCGACGAAGAAACCAACGGGAACGGCGCAGCCGCCACCGGTGGTGGCACCGAGTTCGTCGAGGTCGGGGACAACTACTTCGAGCCCGACGAACTGACCATCGAACCCGGAACGACGGTCGTCTGGGAGTGGGTCGGCGTAGCCGACCACAACATCAACCCGAGTGAGCAGCCCGAAGGCGCTGACTGGGAAGGACACCCGGACCTCAAAGCCGACGGCGACTACGAGTACACGTTCACCGAAGAAGGCACGTACGACTACGTCTGTGACCCCCACGTTGGTGTCGGGATGGTCGGTTCGATCGAAGTGACCACCGATGCCGACGAAGCAGCCGCAGTCGCCGATGTCGACATCGACGAACTCGGGATTCCGATCCAGAAACACTTCGTCGGTATCGCTTCGTTCCTCGCGATTTTCGTCTCGTTCGTCTTTACGTTCTACCTGTTGAAATACGGCGAATCGGCACACACCAGTAGTCCAGGGAGGAAATAA
- a CDS encoding DUF7319 domain-containing protein has protein sequence MSDASESEAEEHALADESDGDPPANGGTSQDGEASDEGGHTEDADLEALRKQVEEKYDFDNFTSRDMAEMTAEEWDVAFDAETWITGPELLERVENELKTKISERDVFATLEYATVDGTRCLVAYSDTDYAIVFPNGTVEGRGTVVRDVKPTVALCSMDSYDVAEPPENWHLPEPASMPEESSELGNWMLQLLAGSQILIGLAAIALWITGGLRAQLILGVFGAVFIVVGLVLFLVVANARLSERFRSEQYEQRLRSIGSGERPSFLPLEDEAFDEPAPPRDALEDGS, from the coding sequence ATGAGCGACGCCTCAGAGAGCGAGGCCGAGGAGCACGCTCTCGCCGACGAAAGCGATGGTGACCCGCCGGCGAACGGCGGGACATCTCAGGACGGCGAGGCCAGCGACGAAGGAGGACACACCGAGGATGCCGACCTCGAGGCGCTCCGGAAACAAGTCGAAGAAAAGTACGACTTCGATAACTTCACGTCCAGAGATATGGCCGAGATGACGGCCGAAGAGTGGGACGTTGCTTTCGATGCTGAGACGTGGATTACTGGCCCTGAATTGCTCGAGCGCGTCGAGAACGAACTCAAGACGAAGATCAGCGAACGGGACGTGTTCGCCACCCTCGAGTACGCGACGGTAGACGGAACGCGGTGTCTGGTCGCGTACTCGGATACCGATTACGCTATCGTGTTCCCGAACGGAACCGTCGAAGGTCGAGGAACCGTCGTTCGCGACGTGAAACCGACGGTTGCGCTGTGTTCGATGGACAGTTACGACGTGGCGGAACCGCCGGAGAACTGGCACCTTCCCGAGCCAGCGTCGATGCCGGAGGAGAGTAGCGAGCTCGGTAACTGGATGTTACAGCTCCTTGCTGGCTCACAAATTTTGATTGGGCTGGCCGCAATTGCTCTCTGGATAACCGGCGGCCTCCGAGCCCAGCTCATTCTCGGCGTCTTCGGTGCCGTCTTCATCGTGGTCGGGCTCGTGCTCTTTCTGGTCGTCGCAAACGCCCGCCTCTCAGAACGGTTCCGTTCCGAACAGTACGAACAGCGGCTCCGCTCGATCGGTTCCGGTGAACGGCCGTCGTTCCTGCCACTCGAAGACGAAGCATTCGACGAGCCTGCACCGCCTCGAGACGCGCTCGAAGATGGAAGCTGA
- the yjjX gene encoding inosine/xanthosine triphosphatase, with translation MKFVVGSQNPVKAAAVETALDRYQPTIRSVAVDSGVSEQPSTVEETISGAKTRAKRAFAAEKGDYGVGLEGGVARFDGELYLIMWAAITDGERIGCGSGPSLRLPEVVSAHLEAGRELGPVVDDLLGTDDIARAGGAAGAFTDGLIDREEALAGAVACAFGPFVTNEYDR, from the coding sequence ATGAAATTCGTCGTCGGGAGCCAAAATCCCGTCAAAGCTGCCGCCGTCGAAACCGCTCTCGACCGATACCAGCCGACTATCAGGTCCGTGGCAGTTGATTCGGGGGTGAGCGAACAGCCGAGCACTGTCGAAGAGACGATATCCGGGGCCAAAACCCGGGCAAAACGAGCGTTTGCAGCTGAGAAAGGGGACTACGGCGTCGGCCTCGAGGGTGGCGTTGCACGCTTCGACGGTGAGCTGTATCTGATCATGTGGGCTGCAATCACTGATGGCGAACGGATCGGCTGTGGGTCGGGCCCCTCACTTCGACTCCCGGAGGTCGTAAGCGCCCATCTCGAGGCGGGACGGGAGCTCGGTCCGGTGGTAGACGATCTGCTAGGAACTGACGACATTGCCCGCGCCGGCGGTGCCGCTGGCGCGTTTACTGATGGATTAATCGACCGTGAAGAGGCGCTTGCAGGGGCAGTCGCCTGTGCATTTGGCCCGTTCGTGACGAACGAGTACGACCGGTAG
- a CDS encoding Rieske 2Fe-2S domain-containing protein: MANDDKYPVESDRRRFVKGVVGGSVLSGVLATGAVTVSSATNPTGGGGGIMNYFGANRTLGPAPRGLPQIPMEINDDGELLGVWPEPESETLADGSEYVRSASEIGGVEYTTEWYQYCGLQTFDGVVPDADGEDALFRYDAGGYDWMDDVSQGEAMLTEHFEDYDEFDTAIGDPGQGKPATGTWRSQNVPPEQTVPILVIKTDQLDLDGMDERTQNWIEASCPEDDDGGRYIAYVNKCTHFCCVPGYRNLGGAPDFGADNKIYCNCHNSVYEPFNPTEDQFVSLPRPEGN; encoded by the coding sequence ATGGCTAACGATGATAAATACCCGGTCGAATCAGATCGACGACGGTTCGTGAAAGGCGTCGTCGGCGGCTCTGTCCTTTCGGGCGTGCTGGCGACGGGCGCCGTGACCGTCTCGAGTGCAACCAACCCCACCGGCGGCGGTGGTGGGATTATGAACTATTTCGGGGCGAACAGAACGCTCGGGCCGGCCCCCCGTGGCCTTCCACAGATTCCGATGGAGATCAACGACGACGGTGAACTCCTCGGTGTTTGGCCCGAGCCGGAAAGTGAAACGCTAGCTGACGGTTCGGAGTACGTCCGCTCGGCGTCCGAAATCGGCGGTGTCGAGTACACCACCGAATGGTACCAGTACTGTGGCCTCCAGACGTTCGATGGCGTCGTCCCGGATGCAGACGGTGAAGACGCGCTGTTCCGATACGACGCAGGTGGCTACGACTGGATGGACGACGTTAGCCAGGGCGAGGCGATGCTGACCGAGCACTTCGAAGATTACGACGAGTTCGATACTGCTATCGGCGACCCTGGACAGGGAAAGCCCGCCACTGGCACCTGGCGGTCACAGAACGTTCCGCCGGAACAGACCGTTCCGATCCTGGTCATCAAGACCGATCAACTCGATCTGGACGGGATGGACGAACGCACACAGAACTGGATCGAAGCGTCCTGTCCCGAGGATGACGATGGTGGCCGGTACATCGCGTACGTGAACAAGTGTACACACTTCTGTTGTGTCCCAGGATACAGAAATCTCGGCGGCGCACCCGACTTCGGGGCAGACAACAAAATCTACTGTAACTGCCACAACTCGGTATACGAACCGTTTAATCCAACCGAAGACCAGTTCGTGTCGCTCCCACGACCGGAGGGTAACTAA
- a CDS encoding SPFH domain-containing protein, producing the protein MVPELILTQAATFGLFLGALVLVVVLAALLSAIEIVNAYEKRALTVFGEYRKLLEPGINIVPPFVSKTYAFDMRTQTLDVPRQEAITRDNSPVTADAVVYIKVMDAKKAFLEVEEYRTAVSNLAQTTLRAVLGDMELDDTLNKRQEINARIRTELDEPTDEWGIRVESVEVREVNPSKDVQRAMEQQTSAERKRRAMILEAQGERRSAVEKAEGDKQSQIIRAQGEKQSQILEAQGDSISTVLRARSAESMGERAIIDQGMQTLSEIGQSESTTFVLPQELSSMIGRYGKHLSGSDVKDGEATLESLEFDDETRELIGLDDISEIIGEIDEEAEMDLEAMEQQAQAIKEGKDTTSISNSDDVIEEMGQDFDGGSGDGQVTTGDDTKN; encoded by the coding sequence ATGGTTCCGGAGCTGATACTCACACAAGCGGCAACGTTCGGGCTCTTTCTCGGAGCTCTCGTACTCGTCGTCGTGCTCGCGGCCCTCCTCAGTGCCATCGAGATCGTCAATGCGTACGAAAAGCGGGCACTGACGGTCTTCGGTGAATATCGGAAGCTCCTCGAGCCCGGTATCAACATCGTCCCGCCGTTCGTCTCGAAGACGTACGCGTTCGATATGCGTACCCAGACGCTCGACGTCCCTCGCCAGGAAGCGATCACGCGAGACAACTCGCCAGTGACCGCCGACGCCGTCGTCTACATCAAAGTGATGGATGCGAAAAAGGCGTTCCTCGAGGTCGAGGAGTACCGAACAGCGGTCTCGAACCTCGCTCAGACGACCCTTCGTGCTGTACTGGGTGACATGGAACTCGACGACACGCTGAACAAGCGTCAAGAAATCAACGCGCGCATCCGCACGGAACTCGACGAACCCACCGACGAGTGGGGTATTCGTGTCGAGAGCGTCGAGGTCCGGGAGGTCAACCCATCCAAAGACGTCCAGCGCGCGATGGAGCAACAGACCTCCGCCGAGCGAAAACGCCGTGCCATGATTCTCGAGGCACAGGGTGAACGCCGCAGTGCCGTCGAGAAGGCAGAAGGTGACAAACAGAGCCAGATCATCCGTGCACAGGGTGAAAAACAGAGCCAGATCCTGGAGGCCCAGGGTGACTCCATTTCGACAGTCCTGCGTGCTCGGTCGGCCGAATCGATGGGCGAGCGCGCCATCATCGACCAGGGCATGCAGACGCTCTCGGAGATTGGCCAGAGCGAATCGACCACGTTCGTTCTCCCACAGGAACTGTCCTCGATGATCGGTCGCTACGGCAAACACCTCTCGGGGAGCGACGTCAAAGACGGCGAAGCGACCCTCGAGAGTCTCGAGTTCGACGACGAAACTCGAGAACTCATCGGGCTGGACGACATCAGCGAGATCATCGGCGAAATCGACGAGGAAGCCGAGATGGACCTCGAAGCGATGGAGCAACAGGCCCAGGCCATCAAAGAAGGCAAAGACACCACCAGCATATCGAATTCGGACGACGTCATCGAAGAGATGGGCCAGGACTTCGATGGCGGCTCCGGCGACGGGCAGGTGACGACTGGCGACGATACGAAGAACTGA
- a CDS encoding winged helix-turn-helix transcriptional regulator yields MTGSEEVDETKRATLRRFAAVGAASPLARFSESAQADTGESDARDAIAGYLSTTPGAHFSKIRDDLRLGTGETQHHLRRLEELDVVESYSDGDYKRFVPADRFDSFEKNALGYLRRSTPRGMLVELLRNPSSSASDLASVLEVSAPTVSKYAGQLEDAGLLSRTDGYAVERPETVLLLLVRYADSFDERTASLAREADKLISYHG; encoded by the coding sequence ATGACAGGCTCCGAGGAAGTAGACGAGACGAAGCGAGCGACCTTACGACGGTTTGCGGCCGTCGGTGCAGCGTCGCCACTGGCTCGTTTTTCGGAGTCTGCACAGGCTGATACGGGTGAAAGCGATGCTCGAGACGCAATCGCTGGGTACCTGTCGACGACTCCCGGTGCCCACTTTTCGAAAATCCGTGACGATCTTCGTCTGGGCACGGGGGAAACCCAACACCACCTTCGTCGACTCGAGGAACTCGACGTCGTTGAATCGTACAGCGATGGCGATTACAAGCGGTTCGTCCCGGCGGACCGATTCGATTCGTTCGAGAAAAACGCCCTCGGGTATCTCCGTCGGAGTACCCCACGCGGAATGCTCGTCGAACTGCTTCGGAACCCGTCTTCGAGCGCCTCAGACCTGGCGAGCGTACTCGAGGTATCGGCCCCGACCGTGAGTAAGTACGCCGGACAACTCGAGGACGCCGGTCTCCTCTCGAGAACGGATGGCTATGCCGTCGAACGGCCCGAAACGGTGTTGTTGTTGCTCGTTCGCTATGCCGATTCGTTCGACGAACGAACGGCATCGCTGGCTCGAGAGGCGGACAAACTCATCAGTTATCACGGATAG
- a CDS encoding DUF7318 family protein → MSSSGSTYGDIHRYEPPRESTAAAIAIVLLTFVQIVFVSLFVYGLAANWAIAGLDGGDGNILLGFLLSAIFINLGFILLLYRKEFLPDVMIVKKRRRKWEDLYINEEDVEGTTLVDSAGAWDTVKRAIYPYYKR, encoded by the coding sequence ATGTCATCGTCAGGATCCACGTACGGCGATATCCACCGATACGAGCCCCCGCGTGAGAGTACCGCAGCAGCGATTGCAATCGTCCTGTTGACGTTCGTCCAGATCGTGTTCGTCTCACTGTTCGTGTACGGACTTGCAGCGAACTGGGCGATCGCTGGTCTCGACGGCGGTGACGGAAACATCCTGCTCGGATTCCTCCTCTCGGCGATTTTCATCAACCTCGGATTCATCTTGCTGTTGTATCGGAAGGAGTTTCTCCCCGACGTCATGATCGTCAAAAAGCGACGACGCAAATGGGAGGACCTCTACATCAACGAAGAGGACGTCGAGGGGACCACGCTCGTCGATAGCGCTGGCGCGTGGGATACCGTGAAACGAGCAATCTACCCATACTACAAACGATAA
- a CDS encoding DUF7321 family protein, producing MVSELAIATAALVMVTASFPFYLWGAWIMIDADIVTWGVLSYHLKVIAVGLTLNTLPVLVWMIPRAADQIGGLVAVHAFFGLQAYAMLLVGLTGIVRILQVKLAHDLYGNPTQDVDLNDLHEHMGAWRRRLRIGVFGYVFFWLLAYALGIVRYLLRYPVIAGLS from the coding sequence ATGGTCTCGGAGCTGGCTATCGCAACTGCGGCGCTCGTAATGGTGACAGCCAGCTTCCCGTTCTATCTGTGGGGTGCGTGGATCATGATCGATGCGGACATCGTCACCTGGGGCGTACTCAGCTACCATCTGAAGGTCATCGCCGTCGGACTAACGCTGAACACGCTTCCGGTTCTGGTCTGGATGATTCCTCGAGCTGCAGATCAGATCGGGGGGCTCGTCGCTGTCCACGCTTTTTTCGGCTTGCAAGCGTACGCGATGTTACTCGTTGGATTGACTGGCATCGTGCGCATTCTGCAGGTCAAGCTCGCTCACGACCTCTATGGAAACCCTACGCAGGACGTCGATCTCAACGATCTGCACGAACACATGGGTGCCTGGCGACGTCGGTTGCGGATCGGCGTGTTCGGTTACGTCTTCTTCTGGTTGCTTGCGTATGCCCTCGGTATCGTTCGGTATCTCTTGCGCTATCCAGTCATCGCCGGACTGTCGTGA
- a CDS encoding DUF7123 family protein — protein MSTATAPDLTTKQRQILSYLRENAVTKTYFKSRLIGEELGMTAKEVGANITALQHAEYDIEIEKWGYSSSTTWKVVV, from the coding sequence ATGAGTACTGCAACGGCACCTGACCTCACGACGAAGCAACGCCAGATCCTCAGCTATCTTCGTGAAAACGCCGTGACCAAGACCTACTTCAAATCCCGTCTCATCGGTGAGGAACTCGGAATGACGGCCAAAGAAGTCGGCGCGAATATCACCGCCCTCCAGCACGCAGAGTACGATATCGAGATCGAAAAGTGGGGCTACTCCTCGAGCACCACCTGGAAGGTCGTCGTCTGA
- a CDS encoding cytochrome b: MSLERKDEHDHGAWLATKDLSVIEKTYLMTLIWLDRRLRIVDYLELLEDMYYKINLQMPKSHTEQYNLDNKFWYWYPLYALGSFSVIAYIVAAVSGALLGFYYAPSTAGETPEAYQTIVAIMKDLNFGFMLRSIHRWSAQVMTAAVFLHMLRVYFTGSYKEPRELNWLIGIILLSLTMVFGYTGYLLPWNQLAFWAGQIGVEMSLAVPIVGEWTAQLLFGGFSLGQPTLQRMYILHVFVLPFVVTGLIALHIGIVWMQGIAEPH, from the coding sequence ATGAGTCTCGAGCGAAAAGACGAACACGACCACGGCGCGTGGCTCGCCACGAAGGACCTCTCCGTCATCGAAAAGACGTATCTGATGACGCTGATCTGGCTCGACCGTCGACTACGAATCGTCGACTACCTCGAGTTACTGGAGGACATGTACTACAAAATCAACCTCCAGATGCCAAAGAGCCACACCGAACAGTACAATCTCGACAACAAGTTCTGGTACTGGTATCCGTTGTACGCTCTGGGTTCGTTCTCGGTAATCGCGTACATCGTCGCCGCCGTAAGTGGTGCATTGCTGGGGTTCTATTACGCGCCATCCACAGCTGGCGAGACACCGGAAGCCTACCAGACCATCGTCGCGATCATGAAAGACCTCAACTTCGGATTCATGCTCCGAAGTATCCATCGCTGGTCTGCACAGGTGATGACGGCAGCGGTGTTCTTGCACATGCTCCGTGTGTACTTCACCGGGTCGTACAAAGAGCCACGCGAACTCAACTGGCTGATCGGCATCATCCTGCTCAGCCTGACGATGGTGTTCGGATACACCGGCTACCTGCTCCCGTGGAACCAGCTGGCTTTCTGGGCCGGGCAGATCGGTGTCGAGATGTCGCTGGCCGTCCCCATCGTTGGTGAGTGGACAGCACAGCTGTTGTTCGGTGGCTTCAGCCTCGGACAACCGACGCTCCAGCGGATGTACATCCTGCACGTGTTCGTCCTGCCATTTGTCGTGACAGGGCTGATAGCCTTACACATCGGCATCGTCTGGATGCAAGGAATTGCGGAACCACACTAG
- a CDS encoding NfeD family protein: MLELLVDNLPVVLLAAGLVLMVLEALSPGAHLIVIGVALVGAGLVGVLLPIALSPFVLAAITLVIGIAAAYVYHEFDFYGGKGTAQTKDSDSLSGTTGYVAKTVTSRGGEVKLNQGGFAPYYSARAYEGTIEEGEEIIVLDPGGGNVLTVESLDAIESDGIDRELAREAAANEEDVASENTTTSAENETAEPETETDKS, translated from the coding sequence ATGCTCGAACTCCTCGTCGATAATCTTCCGGTAGTGTTGCTGGCTGCCGGACTGGTGCTGATGGTGCTCGAGGCCCTCTCTCCAGGTGCACATCTCATCGTCATCGGTGTCGCGTTAGTCGGTGCTGGCCTCGTCGGTGTCTTGCTCCCAATCGCCCTGAGCCCCTTCGTTCTCGCGGCGATCACGCTGGTGATCGGTATCGCTGCGGCGTACGTCTATCACGAGTTCGATTTCTACGGCGGGAAAGGGACCGCACAGACCAAAGATTCCGACTCGCTGTCCGGAACGACGGGCTACGTGGCCAAGACCGTCACCAGCCGTGGTGGCGAAGTCAAACTCAATCAGGGCGGGTTCGCCCCCTATTACAGTGCTCGTGCGTACGAAGGAACTATCGAGGAAGGTGAAGAAATCATCGTCCTCGACCCGGGTGGCGGCAACGTCCTGACTGTCGAATCCCTCGATGCAATCGAAAGTGACGGCATCGACCGGGAGCTCGCACGCGAAGCCGCCGCGAATGAAGAGGATGTCGCGAGTGAAAATACTACCACCTCCGCCGAGAACGAGACGGCTGAACCTGAGACGGAAACCGATAAATCCTGA
- the pyk gene encoding pyruvate kinase, which yields MRNAKIVCTLGPATNSRSAIRNLSAAGMAVARLNASHGTLEDRAELIDRVRSVDEKTSSPVAVMLDTQGPEIRTAPLSDGETVTLETGSEITFLEGDDVSSDRVGLSVSIQSVEPGDRILLDDGLIETTVREVYGDEITAFVETGGELGGRKGVNLPGVDLDLNVVTEKDRQDLKLAAQKEVDFVAASFVRDAEDVYEVSETLEEFGADIPIISKIERAGAVDNLEEIIDASYGVMVARGDLGVECPMEDVPMIQKRIIRRAKNAGSPVITATEMLDSMVHSRRPTRAEASDVANAVLDGTDAVMLSAETAVGDHPTAVVEAMDSIITQVEGSEEYHELLEQRVPAAGDARTDALARSARYLARDIGADAIVAATESGYTARKVATYRPGVPIVASTQSHDVRRRLALSWGVSPVYARVSDQGADAVVSKAVQSALEEGIAQSGDTVVVLCGMMTELEGAKTTNMMKVHVAAEALETGRVVVDGRATGPIARLTDGDLSELPDGAILALGPDFDAEFDGELERIGGIIDARPGMTGYPALIAREIGVPMVSDADLTGLEDGRTVTIDGERGVVYDGDVRGKRTRD from the coding sequence ATGAGAAACGCTAAAATCGTCTGTACACTCGGTCCGGCGACGAATAGCCGTTCAGCGATCCGTAATCTTTCTGCAGCTGGAATGGCTGTTGCACGGCTGAACGCGAGCCACGGCACGCTCGAGGATCGGGCCGAACTGATCGATCGCGTTCGGTCAGTGGACGAAAAGACATCGAGCCCAGTCGCGGTCATGCTCGACACCCAGGGGCCTGAGATTCGAACGGCGCCACTTTCCGATGGGGAAACGGTCACGCTCGAGACGGGGTCAGAGATTACATTTCTCGAGGGGGATGACGTTTCTTCGGACAGGGTTGGGCTGTCGGTCTCGATCCAGTCGGTCGAGCCGGGGGACCGAATTCTCCTCGATGACGGCCTCATCGAAACCACCGTGCGCGAGGTCTACGGAGACGAAATCACGGCGTTCGTCGAAACCGGTGGCGAACTCGGCGGTCGGAAAGGTGTCAACCTCCCCGGTGTCGATCTGGACCTCAACGTCGTTACCGAGAAAGACAGGCAGGACCTCAAACTGGCTGCCCAAAAGGAGGTCGACTTCGTCGCTGCGAGTTTCGTCAGGGATGCCGAAGACGTCTACGAAGTCAGCGAGACGCTCGAGGAGTTCGGCGCGGACATTCCAATCATTTCGAAGATCGAACGCGCGGGGGCAGTGGACAACCTCGAGGAGATCATCGATGCCTCCTACGGTGTGATGGTCGCCCGCGGCGATCTCGGCGTCGAGTGTCCGATGGAAGACGTACCGATGATTCAAAAGCGGATTATTCGACGGGCGAAAAACGCCGGCTCACCGGTGATCACGGCCACGGAGATGCTCGACTCGATGGTCCATTCTCGGCGGCCAACTCGCGCTGAAGCGTCTGACGTGGCAAACGCCGTCCTCGATGGCACCGATGCGGTCATGCTCTCGGCCGAGACGGCCGTCGGCGACCACCCAACGGCCGTCGTCGAGGCGATGGACAGCATCATCACACAGGTGGAAGGGTCAGAAGAGTACCACGAACTCCTCGAGCAACGGGTCCCGGCGGCGGGCGATGCACGGACGGACGCCCTCGCGCGCTCGGCTCGGTATCTCGCTCGAGACATCGGCGCGGATGCGATCGTTGCGGCGACCGAATCCGGTTACACCGCGCGCAAAGTGGCCACCTATCGGCCAGGGGTCCCGATCGTCGCCTCGACACAGAGTCACGATGTCAGGCGCCGACTTGCCCTGTCGTGGGGTGTTTCGCCCGTGTACGCACGGGTCTCTGATCAAGGTGCCGACGCCGTCGTTTCCAAAGCGGTCCAGTCTGCCCTCGAAGAGGGAATCGCACAGAGCGGGGACACCGTCGTCGTCCTCTGTGGGATGATGACCGAACTCGAGGGGGCCAAAACCACGAACATGATGAAAGTCCACGTCGCTGCGGAGGCGCTGGAGACGGGTCGGGTCGTCGTCGATGGGCGAGCAACCGGACCGATCGCACGGCTCACCGATGGCGATCTCTCGGAACTTCCGGACGGTGCTATTCTGGCGCTTGGACCGGATTTCGACGCCGAATTCGACGGTGAACTCGAGCGGATCGGCGGCATTATCGATGCTCGCCCCGGTATGACCGGTTATCCGGCGCTGATCGCTCGAGAGATCGGCGTTCCAATGGTTTCCGATGCTGACCTGACCGGACTGGAAGACGGCCGGACGGTTACCATCGATGGCGAACGCGGTGTCGTCTACGATGGTGACGTGCGCGGAAAGCGAACCCGAGACTGA
- a CDS encoding DUF7312 domain-containing protein has product MSDDGAGETPADGSNGDSGVGGGNESRTHERGQQVDRTTEPVEPDRIPVATADERNRYTESAQSAAETGTASEEFGPEPSDRIIEPESPSLENAIFVLLGAVLMILIMFRLQSVVGF; this is encoded by the coding sequence ATGAGTGACGATGGGGCCGGCGAGACACCTGCTGACGGCTCGAACGGGGACTCCGGGGTAGGGGGAGGGAACGAGAGCCGTACTCACGAGCGAGGCCAGCAGGTTGATCGGACCACCGAACCTGTCGAACCGGACCGCATTCCGGTTGCGACAGCTGATGAGCGAAATCGATATACTGAATCGGCACAATCTGCGGCCGAAACCGGTACTGCGTCCGAGGAGTTCGGTCCAGAGCCAAGCGATCGGATTATCGAACCCGAATCGCCCTCGCTCGAAAACGCGATTTTCGTCCTTCTCGGCGCCGTTTTGATGATCCTAATCATGTTTCGGCTCCAATCTGTCGTCGGCTTCTGA